From Falco cherrug isolate bFalChe1 chromosome 4, bFalChe1.pri, whole genome shotgun sequence, one genomic window encodes:
- the LOC129735852 gene encoding acrosin-like — protein MLLVVMDVLLLLVVLLAMCCPVHGTWDSCGGTCGLRPAAFHYGMSRVVGGTDAQPGAWPWIVSIEAPLEGGTAHICGGSLISPQWVLTSAHCFIEARNITMWQVVVGATRLTQLGPEAQARNIKQLLVHQHFSNITRRNDIALLELEQPVQCNSYVQLACVPDASLRVSELTECYVSGWGARTARAGGSAYVLQEAQVHLIDAGVCNSSGWYRGAIHTHNICAGYPQGGIDTCQGDSGGPLVCQDKSADYFWLVGLTSWGMGCARAKKPGVYTSTQHFYNWILEQMGLHTAVATTARPQPAFTSTPVHRPTPTEAGRFIPCPLPVQKLWDFLSWLQKLVQFLIGEKV, from the exons atgttGCTGGTAGTGATGgatgttctcctcctcctcgttgtcctgctggccatgtgctgtcctgtgcatgGCACATGGGatagctgtgg aggcACCTGCGGCCTTCGGCCTGCGGCTTTTcactacggcatgtcgcgcgttgtgggtggcacagatgcccagccaggggcctggccctggatcgtcagcatcgAGGCTCCCTTGGAAGGAGGCACGGCACACATCTGcgggggctccctcatcagcccacagtgggtcctcacatcagcccactgcttcatcgaggccag gaaCATCACCATGTGGCAGGTGGTGGTAGGTGCCACCCGGCTGACCCAGCTGGGACCTGAGGCCCAGGCGCGCAACATCAAGcagctgctggttcaccagcacttCAGTAATATCACACggaggaacgacattgccttgctggaactggagcagcctgtccagtgcaacagctacgtacagcttgcctgcgtgcccgatgcctcgctgagagtctcggAGCTGACAGAGtgctacgtcagtggctggggtgccaggactGCAAGAG ctggaggatcggcgtatgtgctgcaggaggcccaggtccacctcattgatgccggggtctgtaacagcagcggctggtacagaggggccatccacacccacaacatctgtgctggctatccgcagggtggcatcgacacctgccag ggggacagcggtgggcctcttgtgtgccaagacaagagcgctgactacttctggcttgttggcctgaccagctgggggatgggctgtgcgagagcaaagaagcccggagtctacacctccacccagcacttctacaACTGGATCCTGGAACAGATGGGCCTGCACACAGCAGTAGCGACTACGGCAAGGCCGCAGCCAGCCTTCACCTCCACCCCCGTTCACAGGCCAACACcaacagaagcaggaaggtTTATACCCTGCCCACTTCCAGTGCAGAAGCTGTGGGATTTCCTTTCTTGGCTGCAGAAGTTGGTGCAGTTCCTAATAGGAGAAAAGGTTTGA